A genomic stretch from Sander vitreus isolate 19-12246 chromosome 17, sanVit1, whole genome shotgun sequence includes:
- the kcna1b gene encoding potassium voltage-gated channel subfamily A member 1: MTVVSTENMDETSTLPGHPQDLYPPDDDHDDHDCCERVVINISGLRFETQLKTLAQFPETLLGNPKKRMRYFDPLRNEYFFDRNRPSFDAILYYYQSGGRLRRPVNVPLDMFSEEIKFYELGAEAMEKFREDEGFIREEERPLPEKEFQRQIWLLFEHPESSGPARGIAIVSVMVILISIVIFCLETLPELKEDPSQRMRMVGNVTVYYKANFLTDPFFVVETLCIIWFSFELIVRFFACPSKAAFFKNMMNSIDIVAIIPYFITLGTELADDQDGKEAKGGGEQATSLAILRVIRLVRVFRIFKLSRHSKGLQILGQTLKASMRELGLLIFFLFIGVILFSSAVYFAEAEEKESFFTSIPDAFWWAVVSMTTVGYGDMYPVTIGGKIVGSLCAIAGVLTIALPVPVIVSNFNYFYHRETEGEEQAQLLNVSNQNLASDTNSSRRSSSGVSKSEYMEIDEDMNNSIDNFREANLRTANCTAPTQNCVNKGKLLTDV, translated from the coding sequence ATGACCGTGGTGTCCACGGAGAACATGGACGAGACCTCCACCCTGCCGGGACACCCGCAGGACCTGTACCCGCCCGACGACGACCACGACGACCACGACTGCTGTGAGCGCGTGGTCATCAACATCTCCGGGCTGCGCTTCGAGACCCAGCTCAAGACGCTCGCGCAGTTCCCCGAGACTCTCCTCGGGAACCCCAAGAAGCGGATGCGCTACTTTGACCCTTTACGAAACGAGTACTTCTTCGACCGGAATCGCCCGAGCTTCGACGCCATCTTGTACTACTACCAGTCCGGCGGGCGGCTAAGAAGGCCGGTTAACGTGCCGCTGGATATGTTCTCGGAGGAGATTAAGTTTTACGAACTGGGCGCGGAGGCCATGGAGAAGTTTCGAGAGGACGAGGGATTTATCCGCGAGGAGGAGCGCCCGCTGCCCGAGAAGGAGTTCCAGCGGCAGATCTGGCTCCTCTTCGAGCATCCAGAGAGCTCTGGGCCCGCTCGGGGGATCGCCATCGTCTCGGTGATGGTTATTCTTATTTCCATTGTCATATTTTGTTTGGAGACATTACCCGAGCTGAAGGAGGATCCCAGCCAGCGGATGCGCATGGTCGGGAATGTCACGGTGTACTACAAAGCAAACTTCCTCACGGACCCTTTCTTCGTCGTGGAGACGCTCTGCATCATCTGGTTCTCTTTTGAGTTGATAGTGCGTTTTTTCGCCTGTCCCAGCAAGGCTGCGTTctttaaaaacatgatgaactctATTGACATTGTGGCCATAATCCCGTACTTCATCACGCTTGGAACGGAGCTGGCTGACGATCAAGACGGCAAGGAGGCGAAGGGAGGAGGGGAACAGGCCACGTCTCTGGCTATTCTCAGGGTAATCCGCCTGGTGAGGGTGTTCAGGATCTTTAAACTGTCCCGGCACTCGAAGGGGCTCCAGATTTTGGGGCAAACTCTCAAGGCGAGCATGCGCGAGCTGGGCTtgctcattttctttctcttcatcgGCGTGATTTTGTTCTCAAGCGCCGTCTACTTCGCCGAGGCCGAGGAGAAGGAGTCGTTCTTCACCAGCATCCCCGACGCTTTCTGGTGGGCCGTGGTGTCTATGACGACCGTCGGCTACGGGGACATGTACCCCGTGACGATCGGGGGGAAGATCGTGGGCTCGCTGTGCGCCATCGCCGGCGTGCTGACAATCGCGCTGCCCGTGCCCGTCATCGTGTCCAACTTCAACTACTTCTACCACCGCGAGACGGAGGGCGAGGAGCAGGCGCAGCTGCTCAACGTCAGCAACCAGAACTTGGCGTCGGATACCAACTCGAGCCGTCGTAGCTCGTCGGGGGTGAGCAAGTCGGAGTACATGGAGATAGACGAGGACATGAACAACAGCATCGATAACTTTAGGGAAGCCAACCTCAGGACTGCCAACTGCACGGCGCCCACCCAGAACTGTGTGAACAAGGGGAAGCTGCTCACCGACGTGTGA